A part of Paenibacillus sp. 481 genomic DNA contains:
- a CDS encoding GerAB/ArcD/ProY family transporter: MMSGDKASIQRLIHPSLTIPLMIVSQITIGMLAYQKYVYKEAGHDAWISVIIVGVCAHLSIFFILKMLKRFQYADLHTIHQQLFGKWVGGLLNVMMVCYWIIVSIYVLRNYIEVLQIWIFPELSVGLYSIIFLMLIGYGLVGGLRVIASISLIHLLLVGWMILLLYFPIKEADWRQLLPILEASPRELFNGVLAMGATVGGFDVIFYTSTYMKDKHEIGKYAHAGMFLVNLLYLVVMVISLGYYTPYQLENNSWGTLTLFKIVHFSFLERFEYILIMLWFIVVLANLMIWSWLITSSINKTFNFKRKHVYVMLMIVLFTASEWIQTGDELAVLSTWLGYLANVVSFIYPAVLLIVSYIFGCIQHRYSKGSAS, from the coding sequence ATGATGAGTGGCGACAAGGCTTCCATCCAGCGACTTATCCATCCATCGTTAACCATTCCGTTAATGATAGTCAGTCAAATTACGATAGGCATGCTTGCTTATCAAAAGTACGTCTATAAAGAAGCTGGCCATGACGCATGGATTTCGGTCATCATTGTGGGGGTGTGTGCTCACCTTTCGATATTTTTTATTTTAAAAATGTTAAAACGGTTCCAATATGCAGATTTACATACCATTCATCAACAGTTGTTTGGAAAATGGGTGGGTGGACTGTTAAATGTGATGATGGTGTGCTATTGGATCATCGTTTCGATTTATGTGCTGCGTAATTATATAGAGGTGCTGCAAATTTGGATTTTCCCAGAGCTGTCAGTGGGTCTCTACTCGATTATTTTTCTGATGCTCATTGGATATGGACTTGTAGGTGGTTTGAGAGTGATTGCATCGATCTCACTTATTCATTTGTTATTAGTGGGATGGATGATTTTATTATTGTACTTCCCGATTAAAGAAGCGGATTGGCGACAGCTGTTACCTATTTTGGAGGCGAGTCCACGTGAGCTGTTTAATGGAGTGCTGGCAATGGGGGCAACAGTTGGTGGTTTTGATGTTATTTTTTACACGAGTACATACATGAAAGATAAGCATGAAATTGGAAAATATGCACATGCAGGTATGTTTCTTGTTAATTTGCTGTATTTGGTCGTAATGGTCATCTCGCTAGGTTATTACACTCCTTATCAGCTGGAAAACAATTCGTGGGGAACACTGACGTTGTTTAAAATCGTTCATTTCTCTTTTCTAGAACGATTCGAATATATTTTGATAATGCTGTGGTTCATTGTTGTGCTAGCTAATTTGATGATATGGAGCTGGCTCATTACGAGCAGCATAAATAAGACGTTTAACTTTAAACGTAAGCATGTATATGTCATGCTCATGATCGTGCTGTTTACAGCAAGTGAGTGGATTCAGACTGGCGATGAGTTAGCCGTTCTGTCTACATGGTTGGGGTATTTGGCAAATGTGGTTTCATTTATTTACCCAGCTGTGCTACTTATCGTTTCGTACATTTTCGGCTGTATTCAACATCGTTATAGTAAGGGGAGTGCGTCTTGA
- a CDS encoding spore germination protein yields MSILQQLHERFTHHSGFMCKQLKLQGNTISILFISQLTDDKLMDDEVLRYIQLATPFDGSKEITPESLLNHIPLKEAIHTGDIEDISLKLLQGWCFVYVSDGTAGTPDSTDSTDSTGLLLNTAASHGRALSKAEIESHVFGSQVAFVEDLTTNIALIYKLLPDMNLHIEQTELGPTTKTKVSLMYLHGKADECTVRLLKQRLSKLKAIDGIMDCLKLAQLLDDSTLTLFPTMLHTERPDSVSKNLLDGKIAFIVDGSPFAAICPISLFEFFQVATDIYQRWNLGLLLRMLRMCAMFASIFATSFYVAAITYHYHVLPSELLITLIHSHSKVPFPPVVEALLLETIVELLREAGVRLPTKVGQTMGIVGGIVIGQAAVEAGFVSNVLLMIVALGALASFTIPNFAMGNTLQVIRYPFIILAGMWGGIGIAVGLCFLTLHLVQQTSVGRPYLQTKQLILGKMEQESTTPFLSKAVNTQIGAYPNQRNKDFLE; encoded by the coding sequence ATGAGCATACTTCAACAGCTTCATGAGCGGTTCACCCATCATAGCGGCTTCATGTGCAAGCAGCTTAAGCTGCAAGGCAACACGATCTCGATCTTGTTTATTAGTCAACTGACAGATGACAAATTGATGGATGACGAAGTGCTGCGCTATATCCAGCTCGCGACTCCTTTCGATGGAAGCAAGGAAATAACGCCTGAATCGCTATTGAACCATATTCCTTTAAAAGAAGCGATCCATACAGGCGATATCGAAGATATTAGCTTAAAGCTGCTGCAGGGCTGGTGCTTTGTCTACGTTTCAGATGGCACAGCGGGTACACCTGATTCGACTGATTCGACTGATTCAACGGGCTTACTTTTGAACACGGCAGCCTCTCATGGGCGTGCGCTGTCCAAAGCCGAAATTGAATCACATGTGTTCGGATCACAGGTCGCTTTTGTCGAGGATCTAACGACGAATATTGCGTTAATTTATAAACTGCTGCCAGATATGAATCTGCATATCGAACAAACCGAGTTAGGCCCAACAACAAAGACGAAGGTCTCATTGATGTATTTGCATGGAAAAGCGGATGAGTGTACAGTCCGCCTGCTCAAGCAGCGCTTGTCGAAGCTGAAAGCGATCGATGGTATTATGGATTGTTTAAAGCTAGCACAGCTCTTGGATGATAGCACGCTGACGTTATTTCCGACTATGCTGCATACGGAGAGACCCGACAGTGTAAGCAAAAACTTGTTAGATGGAAAAATAGCTTTTATCGTCGATGGTAGCCCATTTGCAGCGATTTGTCCGATCTCTTTGTTTGAATTTTTCCAAGTGGCGACCGATATATATCAGCGCTGGAATTTAGGGCTGCTGCTGCGTATGCTACGCATGTGTGCGATGTTTGCTTCTATATTTGCGACGTCGTTCTATGTTGCGGCGATTACATACCATTATCATGTTCTTCCTTCCGAACTGTTGATCACGCTTATCCATTCCCATTCCAAAGTTCCGTTTCCACCAGTCGTTGAAGCTCTATTGCTGGAAACAATCGTCGAGTTGCTCCGTGAGGCAGGGGTAAGGCTGCCGACTAAAGTTGGTCAAACGATGGGTATAGTGGGTGGTATCGTCATTGGACAAGCTGCGGTGGAAGCGGGTTTTGTTAGTAATGTGCTGCTTATGATTGTCGCCTTGGGAGCGCTAGCCTCCTTTACCATTCCGAACTTTGCAATGGGCAACACCCTACAAGTGATCCGCTACCCATTTATTATTTTAGCAGGAATGTGGGGCGGGATCGGAATTGCGGTCGGGCTGTGTTTTTTAACGCTCCACCTCGTCCAACAAACAAGTGTGGGTAGGCCTTATTTGCAGACGAAACAATTGATTTTAGGAAAGATGGAACAGGAGTCGACAACGCCGTTCTTATCGAAGGCAGTAAATACACAAATTGGCGCGTACCCCAATCAACGTAACAAAGACTTCTTAGAGTGA
- a CDS encoding helix-turn-helix domain-containing protein, translated as MSAVTTPLGELIHKYRRKAEMTLAQLQELTGTNKSNLSRIENGEVRRPDFNKVRTISEVLHIPTEDIIKPYIELEHRSAALFLIFHETLQTSNTSLITAVAAKFLQSADGDSYDLVEQLYITVNTIKEVPVKLALLKLIVEHCRNHGMQPFVAKGLYQQYLIERNDFATLNTTYVLGEYALKYAQFLTERERIVLHYVLGIHAYCILHFDEAIRLSEYVIEHDKTDSEYKASAILNVSNAYYYLGKYEISQFYLDTYSTFSFPQIKENAQLRRAMLLGKTGDIESAILQLADYLNHASAYNIIYAVTELMDLYLTKNDLNAAKRLLQYEADMEQSIQDIRTTPFKRSKLAYFYQMKGKLLLNELELEAAFDAYLNSALTYKQISLYDGMLQSISSITQSMVDHYRLLKLETVQKANAIIKTIYQH; from the coding sequence GTGAGTGCTGTCACAACGCCTCTTGGGGAGCTTATTCACAAATATCGACGTAAAGCGGAGATGACTTTAGCACAACTGCAAGAATTGACCGGTACGAATAAAAGCAATTTATCTAGAATCGAAAACGGAGAAGTAAGGCGGCCTGACTTTAATAAGGTCCGCACCATTTCGGAAGTTTTACATATTCCGACTGAGGATATTATTAAGCCGTATATCGAATTAGAGCATCGGTCAGCAGCTTTATTTCTCATTTTTCATGAGACTTTACAAACTTCAAATACGAGCTTAATAACCGCTGTTGCCGCTAAATTTCTGCAATCTGCTGACGGTGACAGTTACGATCTCGTGGAACAATTGTACATAACCGTCAATACGATTAAAGAGGTACCGGTTAAACTAGCTTTGCTCAAGCTAATCGTGGAACATTGTCGAAACCACGGCATGCAGCCTTTTGTGGCCAAAGGTTTATATCAACAATATTTAATTGAACGGAACGATTTTGCGACGTTGAATACGACGTACGTATTAGGTGAATACGCACTGAAATATGCTCAATTTCTAACCGAGCGTGAGCGGATTGTGCTCCATTATGTGCTTGGTATTCACGCATACTGTATTCTTCATTTCGATGAGGCGATCCGACTAAGTGAATACGTCATTGAGCACGATAAGACAGACAGTGAATACAAGGCAAGCGCCATATTGAATGTGAGCAACGCGTATTATTATTTAGGTAAGTACGAGATTAGCCAATTTTATCTGGATACATATAGCACATTTTCTTTTCCGCAAATCAAAGAAAATGCGCAACTGAGACGAGCGATGCTGCTCGGCAAAACAGGAGACATCGAATCAGCTATTTTACAGCTCGCTGACTATTTGAACCATGCTTCCGCTTACAACATCATTTATGCTGTGACCGAACTTATGGATCTATACCTCACGAAAAATGACCTCAACGCAGCGAAACGACTTCTTCAATACGAAGCAGACATGGAACAATCCATCCAAGACATACGCACAACACCATTTAAACGTTCAAAACTCGCCTATTTTTACCAAATGAAAGGGAAGTTGTTGCTCAATGAACTTGAGCTTGAAGCGGCATTTGACGCGTATCTTAACAGTGCGCTCACTTATAAGCAAATCTCCTTATATGATGGAATGCTGCAAAGTATATCTTCCATTACGCAATCGATGGTCGATCATTATCGTTTATTGAAATTGGAAACCGTCCAAAAAGCGAACGCTATCATTAAGACTATCTATCAACATTAA
- a CDS encoding LysE/ArgO family amino acid transporter yields the protein MFEAMLHGIILAFGLILPLGVQNVFIFNQGASQPSLWRAAPAFITASLCDTLLIVMAVQGVSLVVLTVPMLKQLIFGIGILFLLYMGWIVWRSQANRVERQEALPLRRQVLFAASVSLLNPHAILDTIGVIGTSSLVYSDAQKWAFTGATVIVSWCWFAGLACAGRWVGSLHSSGRLLFALNRVSAFIIWGIALYLLMQLNPMNL from the coding sequence ATGTTTGAAGCTATGCTGCATGGGATCATATTAGCATTTGGATTAATTTTGCCGCTAGGTGTACAAAATGTTTTTATTTTTAACCAAGGAGCAAGCCAACCGAGCTTATGGCGAGCGGCACCAGCGTTCATTACCGCATCGCTTTGCGATACGTTGTTAATTGTAATGGCTGTGCAAGGGGTTTCACTTGTTGTGTTGACCGTTCCGATGTTAAAACAACTTATTTTCGGAATCGGCATTTTATTTCTACTATATATGGGGTGGATCGTCTGGCGCAGCCAAGCGAATCGCGTTGAGCGACAGGAGGCGCTGCCACTTCGTCGGCAAGTGTTGTTCGCAGCATCGGTGTCGCTGCTTAATCCGCACGCCATTTTAGACACGATTGGTGTAATCGGCACGAGCTCGCTTGTTTATAGTGATGCACAAAAATGGGCTTTTACAGGTGCGACGGTAATCGTGTCGTGGTGCTGGTTTGCTGGTTTAGCGTGTGCAGGTAGATGGGTGGGCAGCTTGCATTCATCAGGAAGGCTACTTTTTGCTTTAAATCGAGTATCTGCTTTTATTATTTGGGGAATAGCGCTTTATTTGCTCATGCAGCTCAATCCGATGAACCTTTGA
- a CDS encoding aminotransferase-like domain-containing protein, translated as MQRSLWQPDRHASEPLYKQIEQHIKQKIIAGEWTVGMKLPSQRTLASWYQTNRSTIVTAMEELMAQGLIAGNSGGGTRIVNDAWNLLASTAPPDWESYVKSGIHHPNLPAIQQINEAEFRSGVIRLGTGELSPDLLPQADMQNVLRKLAAAPLKLGYEEPKGDLVLRQLLSERLRAAHIHASPASILIVSGALQALQLIAVGLLQHGASIMLERPSYLYSVHVFQSAGMRMHGIPMDEHGIDVSVLPHIKKQCGGALLYTIPTFQNPTGTVMSDERRDQLVAACSQIGLPIIEDAAYEDLWLESPAPPALKARDKHGSVLYVGSMSKTVSPGLRLGWVVGTEPVIQRLADIKMQTDYGSSSLSQQAAATWLASGMHDEHLARLRAALRVRRDAVLRSLEQHFSGLAEWSIPQGGFYIWLRIRPHLSMRELFDRALHDGIVLNPGHLYDRSAKPYLRISYAYASMEELETGLRKLARHIHNLGRVTT; from the coding sequence ATCCAACGTTCGCTGTGGCAGCCAGACCGTCATGCGTCAGAGCCGCTGTATAAACAGATTGAACAACATATTAAACAAAAAATCATTGCTGGAGAATGGACGGTAGGCATGAAGCTACCCTCCCAACGGACACTTGCGAGTTGGTATCAAACGAATCGCAGCACCATCGTGACGGCCATGGAGGAGTTGATGGCCCAAGGGTTGATTGCAGGCAACTCAGGTGGCGGAACACGCATTGTGAACGATGCGTGGAACTTGCTTGCTTCTACAGCACCACCTGACTGGGAAAGTTACGTTAAATCCGGCATCCATCATCCTAACTTGCCGGCGATTCAACAAATTAACGAAGCTGAGTTCCGCTCAGGTGTCATTCGGCTCGGTACAGGCGAGCTATCGCCGGACCTATTGCCGCAAGCCGACATGCAGAATGTGCTGCGCAAGCTAGCCGCAGCTCCTCTCAAGCTCGGCTACGAGGAACCGAAAGGCGACTTAGTGTTGCGCCAGCTACTATCGGAACGGCTACGAGCAGCACATATTCATGCTTCACCAGCGTCTATTTTGATTGTGTCTGGTGCTTTGCAAGCACTCCAGCTCATTGCAGTTGGCTTGTTGCAGCACGGCGCTTCCATCATGCTGGAACGTCCGTCTTATTTGTATTCCGTGCACGTCTTTCAATCTGCTGGTATGCGTATGCACGGCATCCCGATGGATGAACACGGAATCGATGTATCCGTGCTGCCGCACATCAAAAAACAATGCGGCGGTGCGCTCTTATATACGATCCCAACCTTCCAGAATCCTACAGGCACCGTGATGTCTGATGAACGTCGGGATCAGTTAGTAGCCGCATGTTCACAGATAGGGCTACCTATTATTGAAGATGCCGCTTATGAAGATTTGTGGCTGGAATCACCCGCTCCACCAGCCTTAAAAGCCCGTGATAAGCACGGCAGTGTCCTGTATGTCGGCAGCATGTCCAAGACGGTTAGCCCTGGCTTACGGCTAGGCTGGGTCGTGGGTACTGAGCCGGTCATTCAGCGGTTAGCTGATATCAAAATGCAAACCGATTACGGCTCTAGCTCCTTGTCACAGCAAGCAGCAGCTACGTGGCTCGCAAGCGGCATGCATGACGAGCATTTAGCACGGCTACGCGCGGCGCTGCGTGTGCGACGAGATGCGGTACTGCGCAGCTTGGAGCAGCATTTTTCCGGCCTTGCGGAATGGAGCATACCGCAGGGCGGCTTCTATATTTGGCTGCGCATTCGGCCACACCTATCGATGCGTGAATTGTTTGACCGCGCCTTGCACGACGGGATTGTACTAAATCCTGGTCATCTGTATGACCGTAGTGCCAAACCGTATTTGCGTATTTCATACGCCTACGCATCTATGGAAGAGCTAGAAACAGGACTACGCAAGCTGGCACGCCACATTCACAACCTTGGCCGCGTCACCACCTAA
- a CDS encoding FUSC family protein gives MAFGARVLKTGIAVTLSLYVSVWFGLNSPVIAAIAAVFAMQPSIYRSWRYFLEQIQTVFVGSAIALVAGMFFSNEPLAIGIICILVIMITLMMKMEETVGLTLVTVIVVMEASGQWVFALHRFSLIVIGIASASLINVFFLPPNPKEQFIGQIRTVFAKISLLLRTVISDEMKESAYRDEKQELEDALKSLGDKYVLFEEELKKLKMAKYRQSRQLVVYKQMLKSVRQGFAVLEVIEQHYFQASRTIQTDKSFDAHLEQLIKFHEHLFLKYDGKLKPDCTEAERLEAENSLFLEQMGSKMQDHSHEGNLRLSIVAAAIYDYGYQLGRLDRLVEQYNRNPDEEDEAE, from the coding sequence GTGGCTTTTGGAGCCCGAGTGCTTAAAACAGGGATTGCGGTAACGCTTTCTCTCTATGTGAGCGTTTGGTTCGGATTGAATTCCCCCGTCATCGCGGCGATAGCAGCCGTATTTGCCATGCAGCCTTCTATTTACCGGTCTTGGCGCTATTTTTTAGAGCAAATTCAAACGGTGTTTGTCGGTTCGGCTATTGCTCTAGTGGCGGGAATGTTCTTTTCAAACGAGCCATTAGCGATAGGGATTATTTGTATTCTTGTCATTATGATTACATTGATGATGAAAATGGAGGAGACGGTCGGCCTGACGCTGGTCACGGTTATCGTGGTGATGGAGGCTTCCGGTCAATGGGTGTTTGCACTGCACCGGTTCTCACTGATCGTCATTGGAATTGCTTCGGCGTCGCTCATTAACGTGTTCTTTTTGCCGCCGAATCCAAAGGAACAGTTTATTGGACAAATTCGCACGGTGTTTGCAAAAATATCGCTCCTTCTTCGCACGGTCATTTCTGATGAAATGAAAGAAAGTGCGTATCGAGATGAGAAACAGGAGCTTGAAGATGCGCTTAAGTCGTTGGGCGATAAATATGTGCTGTTTGAAGAGGAACTGAAAAAGCTCAAGATGGCCAAGTATAGGCAATCCCGTCAGCTTGTGGTGTACAAGCAGATGCTGAAGTCGGTACGCCAAGGATTTGCGGTGCTCGAAGTCATTGAGCAGCATTACTTTCAAGCGTCGCGAACGATTCAGACGGATAAGAGTTTTGATGCCCATTTAGAACAGCTTATTAAGTTCCATGAGCATCTATTTTTGAAGTATGACGGCAAGCTCAAGCCGGACTGTACGGAAGCAGAACGGCTTGAAGCGGAAAATAGCCTCTTCTTGGAGCAAATGGGCTCTAAGATGCAGGATCATAGTCATGAGGGTAACTTGCGCTTATCCATTGTAGCAGCAGCCATTTATGATTATGGCTATCAGTTGGGTAGACTGGATCGATTGGTGGAGCAGTACAATCGCAATCCGGACGAGGAAGACGAAGCGGAGTAA
- a CDS encoding NUDIX hydrolase has translation MREYISELRKIVGTRPLLMCGASVIVLNTLGHVLMLKRMDNDSWCFPGGALELGEDVRVAAARELLEETGLVAEQLELFNVFSGERLYYKYPHGDEVYNVDVVFMTRQYNGELVIDAESKEARFFPIHELPTSISQPVIPVVEALLQAYGRENR, from the coding sequence TTGAGAGAATATATAAGCGAGCTGCGAAAAATAGTAGGAACACGACCGCTGTTAATGTGCGGTGCTAGTGTAATCGTATTGAATACGCTAGGACATGTACTCATGCTGAAAAGAATGGATAATGACAGCTGGTGTTTCCCAGGTGGAGCGCTGGAATTGGGCGAAGATGTGAGAGTAGCAGCTGCTCGTGAGCTATTGGAAGAGACAGGCTTAGTTGCAGAGCAGTTGGAGTTGTTTAATGTATTTTCGGGGGAGCGACTTTACTACAAGTATCCTCATGGGGACGAGGTGTACAATGTTGATGTCGTGTTCATGACGCGTCAATACAATGGTGAGCTTGTTATTGATGCTGAAAGCAAGGAGGCTCGCTTTTTTCCCATACATGAACTTCCGACTTCTATTAGTCAGCCCGTCATTCCAGTCGTTGAAGCGTTGCTGCAAGCGTATGGAAGAGAGAATCGATGA
- a CDS encoding histidine phosphatase family protein gives MTRIGLIRHGSTNWNSEGRAQGLSDIALNEDGIQQAHALAQRLSEEQWDVVYASDLARAKVTAEIVAERLGLDVQIDTRLREMSGGQIEGTTEQERLEKWGPQWRELDLGLESKQSGAERGIGCVEEIVSNHPGRNILIVTHGALLRSILHHLFPELQEADKINNTAITIISRPEQQWTCDLYNCNVHLVHKKS, from the coding sequence ATGACGCGAATTGGACTTATTCGCCACGGCAGCACGAATTGGAATAGTGAAGGCCGGGCTCAAGGGCTGTCGGATATTGCATTAAATGAGGATGGAATACAGCAGGCACATGCGCTCGCACAACGTTTGAGCGAAGAGCAATGGGACGTTGTGTACGCCAGTGACTTGGCACGTGCGAAGGTGACGGCTGAAATTGTTGCTGAACGATTAGGGTTGGACGTTCAGATTGATACGCGCTTGCGAGAGATGTCAGGTGGTCAAATCGAAGGCACAACGGAACAAGAGCGACTAGAAAAATGGGGACCGCAGTGGCGGGAGCTTGATCTTGGTTTGGAAAGTAAGCAGAGTGGAGCTGAGCGGGGGATCGGTTGTGTAGAGGAGATCGTGTCTAATCATCCAGGTCGCAACATCTTGATCGTGACACACGGCGCATTGCTGCGGAGCATCTTGCATCATTTGTTTCCTGAGCTTCAAGAAGCAGATAAGATTAACAATACGGCGATTACGATTATTAGCCGTCCAGAGCAGCAGTGGACGTGCGACTTATACAATTGCAATGTTCATCTAGTACACAAAAAGAGCTGA
- a CDS encoding TVP38/TMEM64 family protein has translation MDAWFDIDRAAAWLQQFGVWAVLISILINVLISLLGVVPTLFISGANAIVFGIVPGLLISLAGETLGLIVSFWVYRLGWSKVNRTSSARTDRWQWMQRLHSASRRQQNWMLFIARLTPLMPSGLITAVAAISTIRFTDFVFVSFVGKIPSIALETIIGHDLIRGGEQLPRLAISLIFVIIIYFIFRNKKMT, from the coding sequence ATGGATGCATGGTTTGATATTGACAGAGCTGCGGCTTGGTTACAACAATTTGGAGTGTGGGCTGTCCTTATTAGCATACTAATCAATGTTCTGATTAGCTTGCTTGGGGTCGTGCCCACCTTGTTTATTTCTGGCGCGAATGCGATTGTATTCGGGATTGTACCTGGCTTACTTATTTCTTTGGCGGGGGAAACGCTAGGATTAATAGTTTCCTTCTGGGTATACCGATTAGGCTGGAGTAAAGTGAATCGCACGTCTTCTGCACGTACTGATCGCTGGCAATGGATGCAGCGGCTGCACAGTGCGTCGAGACGACAGCAAAATTGGATGCTATTTATCGCGCGTCTCACGCCGCTAATGCCGTCTGGTCTTATCACGGCCGTAGCTGCCATATCGACGATACGGTTTACTGATTTTGTCTTTGTATCATTTGTAGGCAAAATTCCATCGATTGCGTTAGAGACGATTATTGGCCACGATCTAATCCGTGGCGGGGAGCAACTGCCTCGGCTTGCCATAAGTCTTATTTTTGTAATCATCATCTACTTTATATTCCGCAACAAAAAAATGACGTAA